One window of Treponema denticola genomic DNA carries:
- a CDS encoding sigma-70 family RNA polymerase sigma factor yields the protein MTENLLLQYIKDSKKYPLLSAEQEAELADEVKKGNAEAVETLITSNLRLVIKMAKKFSSNENQILELIQEGNMGLMKAASKFSKSFKVRFSSYAAWWIKQSFIRYLNSADKVIKLPVRKEALIRQVHQEEENYRIKYGILPSYSQLAEIMKEKVDIIAQIKSFNYTDICSLDDPVDNERSANLYDFIPCNTYNPEEEFIDNEFKEKLNKCLEILNDREKDVLRNRYGLDGTMISTTFAVLGKKYSISAESIRQTQLRALRKLRADTNKIKAMVSV from the coding sequence ATGACGGAAAATCTGCTTTTACAATACATTAAGGATAGCAAAAAATATCCTCTTTTATCAGCCGAACAAGAAGCAGAATTAGCCGATGAGGTAAAAAAAGGCAATGCAGAGGCAGTAGAGACTCTTATTACATCAAATTTGAGGCTTGTAATAAAAATGGCTAAAAAGTTCAGCTCAAATGAAAACCAAATTTTGGAGCTCATTCAAGAAGGCAATATGGGACTTATGAAGGCGGCCTCTAAATTTTCAAAATCGTTTAAAGTGCGTTTTTCAAGCTATGCAGCTTGGTGGATAAAACAATCTTTTATAAGATACTTAAATTCTGCCGACAAAGTTATAAAACTTCCCGTAAGAAAAGAAGCCTTAATCCGTCAAGTACACCAAGAAGAAGAAAATTATAGGATAAAATACGGAATTTTACCTTCTTATAGCCAGCTTGCAGAAATAATGAAAGAAAAAGTAGATATTATCGCTCAGATAAAATCGTTTAACTATACCGATATATGCAGTTTAGACGATCCGGTTGATAACGAAAGATCGGCAAACCTGTATGATTTTATTCCATGCAATACCTATAACCCGGAAGAAGAGTTTATAGATAATGAATTCAAAGAAAAATTAAATAAGTGTTTGGAAATCCTCAATGACCGTGAAAAAGATGTTTTAAGAAACCGATACGGTCTTGACGGTACTATGATCTCGACCACATTTGCCGTCTTAGGAAAAAAATATTCAATCTCGGCTGAATCCATCCGCCAAACCCAACTGCGGGCTTTAAGAAAATTAAGAGCCGATACAAATAAGATTAAAGCAATGGTATCGGTATAG
- a CDS encoding KamA family radical SAM protein has product MSEKNWREFSAAETADFEQPVLISSAFQKLIEEAEPEDSKALRLQVEPSACEKTFCPYETADPLGEQKYCITPYLVHQYENRVLLITTGKCLSYCRYCFRRGLTARSQSYIGDRELKAVTDYIKKMPQITEILVSGGDPLSGGFKKLERILKKLRAVKDDLLIRLCTRAPIFAPELFTEELLNLLKKTKPLWLIPHINHPAELEKEQAKALNACIEAGIPIQSQTVLLKGVNDNEKTLIKLFHKLTCMGIKPGYLFQLDPAAGTSHFRVPLKEALELWERVEQKLSGLSRPQFAADLPGGGGKFPLSALIYSKKIIEQKKDLSFSALGMDGVIHKYTY; this is encoded by the coding sequence ATGAGTGAAAAAAACTGGAGGGAATTTTCGGCCGCTGAAACAGCAGATTTTGAACAGCCTGTCTTAATTTCCTCCGCTTTTCAAAAATTGATAGAAGAAGCAGAACCCGAAGACTCAAAAGCCCTCCGGCTCCAAGTCGAGCCTTCAGCCTGCGAAAAAACTTTCTGTCCTTACGAAACTGCCGACCCTCTCGGCGAGCAAAAATACTGTATCACCCCCTATCTTGTTCATCAATACGAAAACAGGGTACTTCTTATAACGACAGGAAAATGCCTTTCATATTGCCGTTATTGCTTTAGACGGGGCCTTACCGCCCGATCTCAAAGCTATATTGGAGACAGAGAATTAAAGGCAGTTACGGACTATATCAAAAAGATGCCTCAGATTACGGAAATCCTTGTCTCAGGCGGAGACCCTTTAAGCGGAGGTTTTAAAAAGCTTGAAAGGATATTAAAAAAACTAAGAGCCGTAAAAGATGACCTTTTGATAAGACTATGCACTAGGGCTCCGATATTTGCGCCCGAACTTTTTACGGAAGAACTTTTGAACCTGCTAAAAAAAACAAAACCCCTATGGCTCATTCCTCATATAAACCATCCTGCAGAGCTTGAAAAAGAGCAAGCTAAGGCTTTAAATGCCTGCATTGAAGCCGGCATACCCATTCAAAGTCAAACAGTTCTTCTAAAAGGAGTAAACGATAATGAAAAAACTTTGATTAAGCTTTTTCATAAGCTTACCTGCATGGGCATAAAACCGGGCTATCTTTTTCAGTTGGATCCTGCAGCCGGAACCTCCCATTTCCGTGTTCCCTTAAAAGAGGCCTTAGAGCTTTGGGAAAGAGTAGAACAGAAATTATCAGGTCTATCCCGCCCTCAGTTTGCGGCGGATCTTCCGGGGGGAGGAGGGAAATTTCCTCTTTCGGCACTTATTTATTCCAAAAAAATAATAGAGCAAAAAAAGGATTTAAGTTTTAGTGCCCTTGGTATGGACGGCGTTATACATAAGTATACATATTAA
- a CDS encoding M20 family metallo-hydrolase, with protein sequence MSTFKKITDFIESKTDDIVGLERLLTSIPAMAPESDGDGELKKCEALEKYLKEAGFSNFERLDAPDERVSSKIRPNLIVTIPGKNDKERLWIMSHLDVVPPGDLSKWESDPWTVIEKDGKLIGRGVEDNQQGLVSSVFAALAFIKLGIAPEHTIKLLFVADEEVGSQYGIIYLLNKHNLFTNDDLILVPDGGDPKGETIEIAEKTGLWLKVITKGVQTHASIPNTGKNAFVAACDLALRLNDLENHFNKKDDLFSPNYSTFQPTKKEANVPNVNTIPGDDVFYVDCRILPSYDVNEVLKEMQKRASEVEKKYGVDIKFEYDEPEVSPATPKDAKIVSLLSSAVKKVKGIETSTIGIGGGTVAACLRAKGFNAVVWSSLDDSCHQPNEYAFIKNIISDAKVMAAMMFGVENI encoded by the coding sequence ATGAGTACCTTTAAAAAAATTACCGATTTTATTGAATCCAAAACAGATGATATCGTAGGATTGGAACGGCTTTTAACTTCCATTCCTGCTATGGCTCCTGAATCCGATGGAGACGGAGAATTAAAAAAATGTGAAGCCCTGGAAAAATACTTAAAAGAAGCGGGTTTTAGCAATTTTGAACGCTTAGATGCCCCTGATGAGCGGGTTTCTTCAAAAATACGCCCTAATCTGATTGTTACCATTCCCGGGAAAAACGATAAGGAAAGGCTCTGGATTATGAGCCATCTGGACGTCGTTCCTCCGGGCGACCTGTCCAAGTGGGAAAGCGATCCTTGGACTGTAATCGAAAAGGACGGAAAACTTATAGGCCGCGGAGTTGAAGACAACCAGCAGGGCCTTGTTTCTTCGGTTTTTGCAGCCTTGGCTTTTATCAAATTGGGAATCGCCCCAGAACATACTATTAAGCTTTTATTTGTTGCAGATGAAGAAGTCGGCTCCCAATACGGTATAATTTACCTCCTTAATAAGCACAATCTTTTTACAAACGATGATTTGATTCTTGTACCCGATGGAGGCGACCCTAAGGGGGAAACAATAGAAATAGCCGAAAAAACCGGTCTCTGGCTCAAGGTTATTACAAAGGGTGTTCAAACCCATGCTTCAATACCGAACACGGGCAAAAATGCCTTTGTTGCAGCCTGCGACCTTGCCCTCCGGTTAAACGATCTGGAAAATCATTTTAACAAAAAAGACGATTTATTTTCGCCTAATTATTCAACCTTTCAGCCGACTAAAAAAGAAGCCAATGTACCGAACGTAAATACAATTCCGGGAGATGACGTTTTTTATGTAGACTGCCGAATTCTTCCTTCTTACGATGTAAACGAAGTTTTAAAAGAAATGCAAAAAAGAGCTTCAGAGGTTGAAAAAAAGTACGGAGTGGATATCAAGTTTGAATATGATGAACCTGAGGTTTCTCCTGCAACACCTAAGGATGCAAAGATTGTAAGCCTTCTTTCATCTGCCGTAAAAAAAGTAAAAGGAATTGAAACCTCTACGATAGGAATAGGAGGCGGAACAGTCGCAGCCTGTCTTAGGGCCAAGGGCTTTAATGCCGTTGTTTGGAGCTCCCTTGATGACAGCTGCCACCAGCCCAACGAATATGCTTTTATAAAGAATATCATAAGCGATGCAAAGGTTATGGCAGCCATGATGTTCGGTGTCGAAAATATTTAA
- a CDS encoding Crp/Fnr family transcriptional regulator, protein MLQLSFLNFRKGSYILIEGKSDTDHFYIIQSGKVQVAKEDEVVAEEGGNVLGPGDFLGVVSCMSGHTQIETAIALTDALLISVPYGQFPHLIEKNTSVAMKIIYSFSKKMRYLDEALTRITLKRNAVTGISHLFTIGEYYLRMSKFDLALYAYYHYLKAQPKGEFADAAQKRVMAIKAMGVKIPMEVLEPPTNQMIRLYDKEHMIFCECQSGTELYIIQKGHVKITKILDNNEVLLAVLKEGDMFGEMALLENKPRSASAIVTEEGCQLLAVNRQNFNQMVSTQPQLIARLTTTFADRIWAMYKQLANTLIKDHVEKMYDMLAIQLEKSRIKPVKGKYHTFNFGPVELANMCGIPKEEVSEAVTKFLKQPIVRCDGSKISITDELELSKQAAYFKKMQEIEKSRMNARAKSGGYW, encoded by the coding sequence TTGTTACAGCTGTCATTTTTGAATTTTAGAAAAGGCTCATATATTCTCATAGAAGGAAAGTCGGATACCGATCATTTTTATATTATACAAAGCGGAAAGGTGCAAGTCGCAAAGGAAGATGAGGTAGTTGCTGAAGAAGGCGGCAATGTTCTAGGGCCGGGAGACTTTTTAGGTGTTGTTTCCTGTATGTCCGGGCATACTCAAATCGAAACGGCTATTGCTTTGACCGATGCGCTTTTAATTTCAGTTCCATACGGCCAGTTCCCCCATCTGATTGAAAAGAATACTTCCGTTGCAATGAAGATAATTTATTCTTTTTCAAAAAAGATGCGCTATTTGGATGAGGCCCTAACCCGCATTACTCTAAAACGGAATGCCGTAACTGGAATTTCCCATCTTTTTACAATCGGTGAATATTATTTGAGGATGTCCAAATTTGATTTGGCTCTTTATGCATATTATCATTATTTAAAGGCTCAGCCCAAGGGTGAATTTGCTGATGCAGCTCAAAAAAGGGTTATGGCTATCAAGGCTATGGGGGTAAAAATCCCTATGGAAGTTCTTGAACCTCCTACAAACCAAATGATAAGGCTCTACGATAAAGAGCATATGATTTTTTGTGAGTGTCAATCCGGAACGGAATTGTATATTATTCAAAAAGGCCATGTAAAAATAACAAAGATTCTTGATAATAATGAAGTTCTATTGGCTGTCTTAAAAGAAGGCGATATGTTCGGTGAAATGGCCCTTTTGGAAAATAAACCCCGATCTGCAAGTGCTATTGTTACCGAAGAAGGATGTCAGCTTTTAGCCGTAAACCGCCAAAACTTTAATCAAATGGTTTCAACTCAGCCTCAGCTGATTGCCCGCCTTACAACTACCTTTGCAGATAGAATTTGGGCAATGTACAAGCAGCTTGCCAATACCCTTATCAAAGACCATGTCGAAAAAATGTATGATATGCTTGCTATTCAGCTTGAAAAATCCAGAATTAAACCCGTAAAGGGCAAGTACCATACCTTTAACTTCGGCCCCGTCGAGTTGGCAAATATGTGCGGTATACCTAAGGAGGAAGTATCCGAGGCCGTTACAAAATTTTTAAAACAACCGATAGTAAGATGTGACGGATCTAAAATTTCCATAACGGACGAGCTGGAGCTTTCAAAGCAGGCCGCCTACTTTAAGAAGATGCAGGAAATTGAAAAATCCCGTATGAATGCCCGTGCAAAGAGCGGCGGATATTGGTAG
- a CDS encoding DUF192 domain-containing protein — protein sequence MIFKKVITAFLMLCFFSACAGQDTMETEDIFIEKISNEEAEESNEEAKTEESVKKNIEKISVELAITPAQQQRGFMERKLIPEGTGMIFLYKEDTKLRFWMKNTPHPLSIAFIDSSGIIKEIYDMTPYSLETVESTYSVRYALEVPQGMFKRMDIKEGDKLTQETIYLLKRKIQ from the coding sequence ATGATTTTTAAAAAGGTTATAACAGCGTTTTTAATGCTTTGTTTTTTTTCCGCATGTGCAGGACAAGATACAATGGAAACGGAAGATATCTTTATAGAAAAAATCTCAAATGAAGAGGCGGAAGAATCAAACGAAGAAGCAAAAACCGAAGAATCAGTTAAAAAAAATATCGAAAAAATAAGTGTGGAACTTGCAATCACACCTGCCCAGCAGCAAAGAGGCTTTATGGAGCGGAAGCTTATCCCTGAAGGCACGGGAATGATTTTTTTATATAAGGAAGATACTAAGTTAAGATTTTGGATGAAGAACACTCCTCACCCTCTTTCAATTGCTTTTATAGACAGCTCCGGTATAATTAAAGAAATATACGATATGACGCCTTATAGCTTGGAAACGGTTGAAAGTACTTATTCCGTACGCTATGCTCTTGAAGTTCCTCAAGGTATGTTTAAAAGAATGGATATAAAAGAAGGCGATAAATTGACGCAAGAAACGATTTATCTTTTGAAGAGAAAGATTCAATAA
- a CDS encoding ATP-dependent 6-phosphofructokinase produces the protein MKKTDFSIPSLGECKIQSPIMLSETHGDLIANYVTDNEFIRYNLDASLGETGEPLTHADLIEKAGPRQKIYFSPNYVHAAIATCGGLCPGINDVIRAVVRCLWTRYGVRRISGIKFGYKGFISEYGFSPIPLTPEAVNGIHKTGGSFLGTSRGGGTRVTEIVDGIEQMNINMVFFIGGDGTQKGALEVSREIERRKLKISVIGIPKTIDNDLSFIQKSFGFDTAIAKATESVAAANMEASSQINGIGLVKLMGRESGFIATHTAIACHEAHFVLIPEVRFELGGDNGFLKLLEKKLIENGYALIVAAEGAGQHLMNIEEETDASGNKKLADIGLFLKKEITEYFEKIGMHINLKYIDPSYQIRSSIAAPIDSVYCERLGNNAVHAAMAGKTRTLIGLVNNKFVHLPIEQVVSERKYVNPESSLWRDALDATGQPTTMM, from the coding sequence ATGAAAAAAACGGACTTTTCCATTCCTTCATTGGGAGAATGTAAAATACAGTCTCCTATTATGCTGTCGGAGACACATGGAGATCTGATTGCAAACTATGTTACCGATAACGAATTTATAAGGTATAATTTGGATGCCTCTTTGGGTGAAACCGGAGAGCCTTTAACCCACGCTGACCTTATCGAAAAGGCCGGCCCTCGCCAAAAGATATATTTTAGCCCCAACTATGTACATGCTGCAATCGCTACCTGCGGAGGCCTATGTCCCGGTATAAATGATGTTATAAGGGCTGTAGTCCGCTGTCTTTGGACAAGGTACGGAGTCCGCCGAATCAGCGGTATAAAATTCGGATATAAGGGATTTATTTCGGAATATGGATTTTCTCCCATTCCATTGACTCCTGAAGCAGTGAACGGGATACATAAAACGGGGGGCTCTTTCTTGGGTACTTCGCGAGGCGGAGGTACAAGGGTAACCGAAATAGTAGATGGAATCGAACAAATGAATATCAATATGGTATTTTTTATCGGCGGTGACGGTACGCAAAAAGGGGCACTCGAAGTTTCAAGAGAAATTGAAAGACGTAAATTAAAAATTTCAGTAATAGGTATTCCCAAAACGATAGATAATGACCTTTCTTTTATACAAAAGTCTTTCGGATTTGATACGGCTATTGCAAAGGCGACCGAATCGGTGGCGGCAGCCAATATGGAGGCCAGTTCGCAGATCAACGGTATAGGCTTGGTAAAGCTTATGGGAAGGGAGTCGGGATTTATCGCAACCCATACGGCCATTGCCTGCCATGAAGCCCACTTTGTTCTTATACCCGAAGTCCGCTTTGAGTTGGGCGGCGACAACGGCTTTTTAAAGCTTTTGGAAAAAAAGCTTATTGAAAACGGCTATGCCCTCATTGTTGCAGCAGAAGGTGCCGGTCAGCATTTAATGAATATTGAAGAAGAAACGGATGCCTCAGGAAACAAAAAACTTGCGGATATAGGTTTGTTTTTAAAAAAAGAAATAACCGAGTATTTTGAAAAGATAGGTATGCACATAAACCTAAAATACATTGATCCCAGTTATCAGATTAGATCTTCAATTGCAGCTCCCATTGATTCGGTTTATTGCGAACGCTTAGGCAACAATGCGGTTCATGCTGCTATGGCAGGGAAGACCCGCACCCTTATCGGGCTTGTAAACAATAAATTTGTGCACCTGCCGATTGAACAAGTTGTCTCGGAAAGAAAATATGTTAACCCTGAAAGTTCTTTGTGGCGGGATGCTCTGGATGCTACAGGTCAGCCCACGACAATGATGTAG
- a CDS encoding DUF5312 family protein: MSSESPEAVKRRKLKDIAKTIGKTRYSKWYKSNSQEVLPQAAQFFYSIYKVVGPARPLLAGAASSKVLKNVTVENSFSDKQKKLLENLSEESIIEQSKNTNAEILAEKVKKELKTFIGELDSNQIQKIDLTYQHLDAFIQFVLFDYYFLLRKFDSNFIENNFNYAPNFQAIRGEYISEDLKDFASVFYQLSFDTDWNLIFNIIKTYKNIQPVHAGQWKKLLGTLNDLRRSRALEYIIQHITEDIIYTVETTPFTEKVTDTYISQIKTNTQNVIHKLIEEQRSSKVAVLINKIFGEQVISGMKNYVIDANRAFTKRGLSGYIYAEEMSYLKSFLIEYVRTDIRALCDLFLVRGNWGGFAGTTADFSNSFHAIMQVTSKAIEFDDKLSEVSDIGVKFRTLLSRMEREKEAGRQAAKLLNDVNDTALKLINISLKHIIVIGNNFKNIIADYDKPRRELIQNWKEIEQNSERPVREWLVEAYKKIYDFTMLMQLFIKKE; the protein is encoded by the coding sequence ATATCCTCAGAGAGCCCCGAGGCCGTCAAAAGACGTAAATTGAAGGATATTGCAAAAACTATAGGAAAAACCAGATACAGCAAATGGTATAAATCTAATTCTCAAGAGGTATTGCCTCAAGCCGCACAATTTTTTTACAGCATATATAAGGTCGTAGGCCCGGCCCGGCCCCTTTTAGCAGGAGCAGCTTCTTCAAAGGTTTTAAAAAACGTTACTGTAGAGAACTCCTTTTCGGATAAACAAAAAAAGCTGCTTGAAAATTTATCCGAAGAATCAATAATAGAACAATCAAAAAATACAAATGCCGAAATCCTCGCCGAAAAGGTAAAAAAGGAATTAAAAACCTTTATAGGAGAACTTGATTCCAATCAAATACAAAAAATAGATTTAACTTACCAACATCTTGATGCCTTTATACAGTTTGTACTATTTGACTATTATTTTTTACTTCGAAAATTCGATTCTAACTTTATTGAAAATAATTTCAACTATGCTCCCAATTTTCAGGCAATAAGAGGAGAATATATTTCCGAAGACTTAAAAGATTTTGCATCGGTTTTTTATCAATTAAGTTTCGATACTGACTGGAATCTTATCTTTAATATAATAAAGACCTATAAAAACATTCAGCCGGTTCATGCAGGCCAATGGAAAAAGCTTTTAGGAACCTTAAACGACCTTCGCCGCTCACGGGCTCTCGAATATATTATTCAACATATTACCGAGGATATAATTTACACGGTTGAAACCACCCCATTTACCGAAAAAGTAACGGATACCTATATTTCGCAAATTAAAACAAATACCCAAAACGTTATCCATAAGCTCATCGAAGAGCAAAGATCATCAAAAGTTGCTGTTTTAATAAATAAAATATTCGGAGAACAAGTCATCTCCGGCATGAAAAACTACGTCATCGATGCAAATAGAGCTTTTACAAAAAGAGGTTTATCGGGATATATCTATGCCGAAGAAATGAGCTATCTAAAATCTTTTTTAATAGAATATGTAAGAACGGATATACGGGCTCTGTGCGACTTATTTTTAGTACGAGGAAATTGGGGAGGCTTTGCAGGTACTACAGCAGATTTTTCCAATAGTTTTCATGCAATAATGCAGGTAACTTCAAAAGCAATAGAATTTGACGATAAACTTTCCGAGGTCTCCGATATAGGAGTAAAGTTCCGAACCCTTCTTTCCAGAATGGAAAGAGAAAAGGAAGCAGGCCGCCAGGCTGCAAAACTTCTAAATGATGTAAATGACACAGCCCTTAAGCTTATAAATATTTCGCTAAAGCACATCATAGTAATAGGAAACAACTTTAAGAATATAATAGCCGATTATGACAAACCCCGCCGTGAATTAATTCAAAACTGGAAAGAGATTGAACAAAATTCGGAAAGGCCTGTAAGGGAATGGCTTGTCGAAGCCTACAAAAAAATCTACGATTTTACCATGTTAATGCAGCTTTTTATCAAAAAAGAATAA
- a CDS encoding PTS sugar transporter subunit IIA, whose protein sequence is MEFKDALKPDSVDLKDVITPKTINLHLKGTTKEAIIDELLDTLVKAGKVKDRVATKACVLDRERKMSTGMKHGIAIPHGKTDSVSDLVACIGIADNPVDFDSLDQEPSRIFIMTLSPLDKTGPHLQFLAQISLLFKSAEKREELLRATNEQAVIKLLMESDEE, encoded by the coding sequence ATGGAATTTAAAGATGCATTAAAACCCGATTCTGTAGATTTGAAGGATGTTATAACTCCTAAAACCATTAATCTGCACTTAAAAGGGACTACAAAAGAAGCTATTATTGATGAGTTACTTGATACGCTTGTAAAAGCCGGAAAAGTAAAGGATAGGGTTGCTACAAAAGCTTGCGTTTTAGATAGGGAACGCAAGATGTCTACAGGGATGAAGCATGGCATAGCCATACCTCATGGAAAGACGGACTCTGTAAGTGATCTCGTTGCCTGTATAGGCATTGCGGATAATCCGGTAGACTTTGATTCTTTGGATCAAGAACCGTCCAGAATATTTATTATGACTCTTTCCCCTCTGGATAAGACAGGACCCCACTTACAGTTCCTTGCACAGATAAGCTTATTATTCAAAAGTGCAGAAAAAAGGGAAGAACTTTTAAGAGCTACAAACGAACAAGCCGTCATCAAGCTTTTAATGGAAAGCGACGAAGAGTAA
- a CDS encoding Fic family protein, producing MRPFNYSKIKNQKWDSGTLGLVAAIYKEAGKQEMYLKQRPEELEKLVEIAKIQSTEASNAIEGIVTTSTRIKQLVKEKTTPKNRDEQEIAGYRDVLNIIHESFDAIPLSQNYILQLHKILYSHMNNPMAGRIKSVQNYISVTYSDNHTEILFTPLAPFETSEALDKICEEYNRVIGNMELEPLIAIPVFIHDFLCIHPFNDGNGRMSRLLTTLLLYRNGFYVGKYISLEAKIAKNKDLYYDALGRAQIGWHEGKEDVVPFIKYLLGTILAAYRDFADRFALVEIKLPALETVRRAALNKIGRFTKQDIRELCPSLSISSIEGGLRKLVSAGELKKEGSGKNICYYRLK from the coding sequence ATGAGACCATTTAATTATTCTAAAATCAAAAATCAAAAGTGGGATTCCGGCACCCTTGGTCTGGTTGCTGCGATATATAAAGAAGCCGGAAAACAGGAAATGTACTTGAAACAGCGTCCGGAAGAATTAGAGAAACTGGTCGAGATTGCAAAGATACAAAGTACAGAGGCCTCGAATGCAATTGAAGGTATTGTAACAACAAGTACCCGTATCAAGCAGTTGGTGAAAGAGAAAACAACACCTAAAAATCGTGATGAGCAAGAAATTGCGGGTTACCGTGATGTATTAAATATAATTCACGAAAGTTTTGATGCGATTCCTCTTTCCCAAAACTATATTCTGCAGCTCCATAAGATTCTGTATAGTCATATGAACAATCCAATGGCAGGCAGAATAAAAAGTGTACAGAACTATATCAGTGTTACATATTCGGATAATCATACGGAAATATTATTTACGCCGCTTGCTCCCTTTGAAACATCGGAGGCGTTGGATAAAATCTGTGAAGAATATAACCGAGTAATTGGAAATATGGAACTGGAGCCCTTAATAGCAATTCCTGTTTTTATTCATGATTTTCTCTGTATACATCCTTTTAACGATGGGAACGGAAGAATGAGCCGTCTGCTGACAACTCTTTTGTTATATAGAAACGGCTTTTATGTAGGAAAATATATCTCTTTGGAAGCAAAAATTGCAAAAAACAAGGATTTATATTACGACGCACTTGGCAGGGCTCAGATTGGTTGGCATGAAGGCAAAGAAGATGTTGTTCCTTTTATCAAATACTTGCTTGGAACGATTCTTGCGGCCTATAGGGATTTTGCAGACCGCTTTGCTTTAGTAGAAATAAAACTTCCTGCTCTTGAAACTGTAAGGCGGGCCGCTCTAAATAAGATTGGCCGATTTACTAAGCAGGATATTCGTGAGCTTTGTCCTTCACTGAGTATAAGTTCTATCGAGGGAGGTCTCCGAAAATTAGTATCAGCCGGTGAATTGAAAAAAGAAGGCTCAGGAAAAAACATTTGTTATTATAGATTAAAGTAA
- the miaA gene encoding tRNA (adenosine(37)-N6)-dimethylallyltransferase MiaA, protein MVPVLIFFGATASGKTSLASEIFSYKHSKNFSKEGGISALSACAEIISADSVQVYKHMHIGSASPSKEELEDLPHHLIAIKDPSEEFSAADFVKEADKLCPEIYRQGKLPVLMGGTAFFLKNFIYGLPVTPTADPKIREHFQKRAKEEGSGVLLEELKKIDPETAERLHVHDEYRIIRAHEVFTASGKPLSSFALPENPREEYEFFILSIERTRSLLYERIEKRVEAMFAEGLYDEVKKLYEMGYTSESPGLKAIGYREFFDENKRLKPESGLEEVSALIKRNTKHYAKRQETFFKTIPDVHRYFIEDKAEISRLYKDICGFYKKLLK, encoded by the coding sequence GTGGTTCCCGTATTGATTTTTTTCGGAGCGACGGCTTCGGGAAAGACAAGCTTAGCCTCCGAAATATTTTCTTATAAACATTCAAAGAATTTCTCAAAAGAAGGCGGAATTTCGGCTCTTTCAGCTTGTGCCGAAATTATAAGTGCCGACTCGGTTCAGGTGTATAAACATATGCATATCGGCTCGGCTTCACCTTCCAAAGAAGAATTGGAAGACCTTCCCCATCATTTAATCGCCATAAAAGACCCTTCCGAAGAATTTTCGGCAGCCGATTTTGTAAAAGAAGCCGATAAGCTTTGCCCCGAAATATATAGGCAGGGAAAACTTCCGGTCTTGATGGGAGGCACGGCTTTTTTCTTAAAGAATTTTATATACGGCCTCCCCGTTACGCCCACAGCCGACCCTAAAATACGGGAGCATTTTCAAAAACGCGCAAAGGAAGAAGGGTCCGGCGTTCTTTTGGAAGAACTAAAAAAAATAGACCCCGAGACGGCAGAAAGACTTCATGTTCATGACGAATACAGAATAATAAGAGCTCACGAAGTTTTTACCGCTTCAGGGAAACCTTTAAGCTCTTTTGCCCTCCCCGAAAATCCAAGAGAAGAATACGAGTTTTTTATCTTAAGCATCGAAAGAACCCGCTCCCTTTTATACGAAAGAATCGAAAAGAGGGTCGAGGCTATGTTTGCCGAGGGCCTATATGATGAAGTAAAAAAGCTTTATGAAATGGGCTATACAAGCGAAAGCCCCGGACTTAAAGCCATAGGCTACAGGGAATTTTTTGATGAAAATAAACGCTTAAAACCGGAATCTGGCTTGGAGGAAGTCTCGGCCCTTATAAAACGAAATACCAAGCACTATGCCAAGCGTCAAGAAACCTTTTTTAAAACAATCCCCGATGTTCACCGTTATTTTATAGAAGATAAGGCCGAGATATCAAGGCTTTATAAGGATATTTGCGGATTTTATAAAAAACTATTAAAATGA
- a CDS encoding DNA-directed RNA polymerase subunit omega, with the protein MIFPLEELIEFDDNIYEITCASTRRAYQLAKIQEPNAEKSGDKVVSAGAKQIFTGEVNYQIERHPEFN; encoded by the coding sequence ATGATATTTCCATTAGAAGAACTCATCGAGTTTGATGACAATATTTACGAGATTACATGCGCATCGACAAGAAGGGCCTATCAGCTGGCTAAAATCCAAGAGCCTAATGCCGAAAAAAGCGGAGACAAGGTTGTTTCAGCCGGAGCAAAGCAAATTTTTACCGGTGAAGTAAACTATCAGATAGAGCGTCACCCCGAATTCAACTAA